The following proteins come from a genomic window of Nocardioides albertanoniae:
- a CDS encoding agglutinin cell wall attachment protein, whose protein sequence is MNRQAVLISEISALLPTEVTGPWRKLTFSCRILSMLSEHELIVERTDGTIDESEGVPFAVDDLLSELRKVMYVPGAGTWMSAQWTITDLGDDHADARTTFNYDDEPRWSMPVRAFNYAIDVRDFPRDSQSIPGWLSERLDEASV, encoded by the coding sequence ATGAACCGGCAGGCGGTGCTGATCAGCGAGATCTCCGCGCTCCTCCCGACCGAGGTCACCGGCCCATGGCGCAAGCTGACCTTCAGCTGCCGCATCCTCTCTATGCTCTCCGAGCACGAGCTCATCGTAGAGCGCACCGACGGCACCATCGACGAGTCCGAAGGCGTCCCTTTCGCGGTCGATGACCTCCTCAGCGAACTCCGCAAGGTCATGTACGTACCTGGCGCCGGCACCTGGATGTCAGCCCAGTGGACCATCACCGACCTAGGCGACGACCACGCCGACGCTCGCACGACGTTCAACTATGACGACGAACCTCGATGGAGCATGCCCGTCCGCGCATTCAACTACGCCATCGACGTTCGCGACTTTCCGCGTGATTCCCAAAGCATCCCGGGATGGCTGAGTGAGCGCCTCGATGAGGCGTCCGTCTAA
- a CDS encoding YrhK family protein: MSEDIRLHIGHEEIVLRRRYELLSITNDIAIAVFFIVGSVLFFHESTTTAGTWLFLIGSVELLVRPMIRLARRVHIQRIGGPGSETARDF, encoded by the coding sequence ATGAGTGAGGACATCCGGCTACACATCGGCCACGAGGAGATCGTGCTGAGGCGGCGCTATGAGCTCCTCAGCATCACCAACGACATCGCCATCGCGGTGTTCTTCATCGTGGGCAGCGTCCTGTTCTTCCACGAGTCCACGACGACCGCCGGGACGTGGCTGTTCCTGATCGGCAGCGTCGAGCTGCTGGTCCGGCCGATGATCCGCCTGGCGAGGCGGGTGCACATCCAGCGCATCGGGGGCCCCGGGTCCGAGACCGCCCGCGACTTCTGA
- a CDS encoding class I SAM-dependent methyltransferase codes for MADIDRFNEEAASWDEDQTNVERARVVAAAIRDVAPLHGDMHALEIGGGTGLLARALADDLGTVVVTDVSPGMVEAAARALDDPRYDGWEARLYDIEHDPLPEDRFDLVMAQLALHHMGDVPAVVRRCAELLRPGGSVALVDLDHDPEGAFHAAVPDFQGHHGFLRDDVRGWLEAAGFTHVTVTGAGVETKEVESVAREFPMFLASGRLP; via the coding sequence ATGGCAGACATCGACCGGTTCAACGAAGAGGCAGCTTCGTGGGACGAGGATCAGACCAACGTCGAGCGGGCCCGGGTGGTGGCTGCGGCGATCCGCGACGTCGCACCTCTTCACGGCGACATGCATGCCCTCGAGATCGGTGGCGGCACGGGTCTGCTGGCTCGCGCTCTGGCCGATGACCTCGGCACGGTCGTCGTCACCGACGTCTCGCCGGGCATGGTCGAGGCGGCCGCGCGGGCGCTCGACGACCCGAGGTATGACGGGTGGGAGGCGAGGCTCTACGACATCGAGCACGACCCTCTGCCGGAGGACCGTTTCGACCTGGTGATGGCGCAGCTCGCGCTCCATCACATGGGCGACGTACCGGCTGTCGTGCGCCGCTGCGCCGAGCTGCTGCGTCCAGGAGGTTCGGTGGCGCTGGTCGACCTCGACCACGACCCCGAAGGTGCCTTTCATGCCGCCGTGCCCGACTTCCAGGGCCATCACGGCTTCCTCCGCGACGACGTACGAGGGTGGCTGGAGGCGGCCGGGTTCACCCATGTGACGGTGACCGGCGCCGGCGTCGAGACCAAGGAGGTCGAGTCGGTCGCCCGGGAGTTCCCGATGTTCCTCGCGTCCGGCCGCCTGCCCTGA
- a CDS encoding helix-turn-helix transcriptional regulator, whose product MRTVRADGTPVYRWEQRPGVPAVRVVPLDPRCDDDHRPPDIGHAHDFWVLAYVERGGGAVDLDGRQVVLRDGEVHAIAPGEVVAADSLAELTHARAWSVAFTPDAIPTLASISPLTWSHHPLLALFAADGRRGVVPEPDRPRWQAWLTDLSDELRHPDRLGARDAITATLTQLLVASARLAPSTPIAPDPLVGRVFDEIERTYATKVSAGDLARTLGYTPGHLTTVIRQRTGRTLLDWLTERRLTEARRLLRETDLPLSVISVRAGLSDPGYLVRRFKARYGTTPDRWRRDA is encoded by the coding sequence GTGCGCACGGTGCGGGCCGACGGCACCCCGGTCTATCGCTGGGAGCAGCGTCCCGGTGTGCCCGCGGTCAGGGTCGTGCCGCTCGATCCCCGCTGCGACGACGACCACCGCCCGCCCGACATCGGGCATGCGCACGACTTCTGGGTGCTGGCCTACGTCGAGCGCGGCGGCGGTGCGGTCGATCTCGACGGCAGGCAGGTCGTGCTGCGCGACGGCGAGGTGCACGCCATCGCGCCCGGCGAGGTCGTGGCCGCCGACTCGCTCGCCGAGCTCACCCACGCCCGGGCCTGGTCGGTCGCGTTCACCCCCGACGCCATCCCGACCCTCGCCTCCATCTCCCCGCTCACCTGGTCCCACCACCCGTTGCTCGCCCTCTTCGCCGCCGACGGCCGCCGCGGCGTGGTGCCCGAGCCCGACCGTCCCCGCTGGCAGGCCTGGCTCACCGACCTCTCCGACGAGCTGCGCCATCCCGACCGCCTCGGCGCCCGCGACGCCATCACCGCAACCCTCACGCAGCTTCTGGTGGCGTCGGCGCGACTCGCCCCGTCCACCCCGATCGCCCCCGACCCGCTGGTCGGCCGCGTCTTCGACGAGATCGAGCGGACGTACGCCACCAAGGTCTCCGCCGGCGACCTCGCCCGCACGCTGGGCTACACGCCCGGCCACCTCACCACCGTCATCCGCCAACGCACGGGCCGCACGCTGCTCGACTGGCTCACCGAGCGCCGCCTCACCGAAGCCCGCCGCCTCCTGCGCGAGACCGACCTGCCGCTCTCGGTCATCTCCGTCCGCGCCGGCCTCAGCGACCCCGGCTATCTCGTACGCCGCTTCAAAGCTCGCTACGGCACCACGCCGGATCGGTGGCGGCGGGACGCGTGA
- a CDS encoding class I SAM-dependent methyltransferase, which produces MTTIQIIDGRAEGEQGRDFLPAMGRNWLLPLYDLFTRYARVGALHERTVELAGITSGQTVLDVGSGTGNLAFSVLRAVPDAVVTGHDPDAAGLRLAARKARRRGVRLSLVQGYADRLLPADGSVDHVVSSLALHHVDDAGREGFGREAYRILRPGGRVTIVDFGDPDHGPGHDGHDGHHGHDGHRHGRGHSRRQRGREAYAARNRDNAIVKLLTDAGFADAREIDHVEHRFGPITIVQATR; this is translated from the coding sequence ATGACCACGATACAGATCATCGACGGCCGCGCCGAGGGCGAACAGGGCCGCGACTTCCTCCCCGCCATGGGCCGCAACTGGCTGCTCCCCCTCTACGACCTCTTCACGCGGTACGCCCGCGTCGGCGCGCTCCACGAACGCACCGTCGAGCTCGCCGGCATCACCTCGGGCCAGACGGTGCTCGACGTCGGCAGCGGCACCGGCAACCTCGCCTTCTCGGTGCTCCGCGCCGTCCCGGACGCCGTCGTCACCGGGCACGACCCCGATGCCGCCGGGTTGCGGTTGGCCGCGCGCAAGGCGCGTCGGCGAGGCGTACGCCTCTCGCTGGTGCAGGGGTATGCCGACCGCCTGCTCCCCGCGGACGGCAGCGTCGACCACGTCGTCTCCTCGCTCGCGCTGCACCATGTCGACGACGCGGGGCGCGAAGGTTTCGGCCGGGAGGCGTACCGGATCCTCCGGCCCGGCGGGCGGGTGACCATCGTCGACTTCGGCGACCCCGACCACGGGCCGGGTCACGACGGGCACGACGGGCACCACGGGCACGACGGCCACCGGCACGGGCGTGGTCACAGTCGGCGCCAGCGCGGACGAGAGGCGTACGCCGCGCGCAACCGTGACAACGCGATCGTGAAGCTGCTGACCGACGCCGGCTTCGCCGACGCCCGCGAGATCGACCACGTGGAGCACAGGTTCGGACCGATCACGATCGTGCAGGCGACGCGCTGA
- a CDS encoding DUF429 domain-containing protein: MHFIGVDLAWGVRRPTGLAVLDEEGRLVHVSAAKTDDEIVTALEPYVAGDCLVAIDAPLIVTNPTGSRPAEAALNKDFARFDAGAHPANTSRPEFSEQPRGARIAARLGLDMNPRSGRRRRAIEVYPHPATIAFFHLGRTLKYKNKSGRDVDQLRAELLMLLGLLEGLASADPPLQLDNNPSWLALRTAAESALRKSELRAVEDQVDAVLCAYIGLFVTRTPDRTTTYGDFATGYIVTPTLPDDLRPTPRGRAEAKIHDPGAAVRKYAAMQPTLQEAADQYVQLVTSILDEAGINYLTVTSRAKSVASFAAKAARTVDGRPVFTDPLHEITDQIGLRVITYVHSDVQAVAELFDDQVVVHDDRDMGQETASEGRFGYASRHLLISLDAAREGQAAYGLLRGRQAQIQIRTVLQHAWAEFEHDIRYKGTIPSEHVPDFDRRFTLAAGLLELADREFSTIRDRLRRSVTRASSEAVDDDPRISPRELAAFLAGQYADAGWSRTDHYAWISGVILELGITSLAELGEALRSVDEETLMARMDYRYPPGAVRRLDDALLWVYGETYADLRANAHREAGLRARLAKMRDSD; this comes from the coding sequence ATGCACTTCATCGGAGTCGACCTCGCCTGGGGCGTGCGCAGGCCCACCGGCCTGGCCGTCCTGGACGAGGAAGGCCGCCTCGTCCACGTCTCGGCCGCGAAGACCGACGACGAGATCGTCACCGCCCTGGAGCCGTACGTCGCAGGCGACTGCCTGGTCGCGATCGACGCTCCCCTGATCGTCACCAACCCCACCGGGAGCCGCCCGGCCGAGGCCGCGCTCAACAAGGACTTCGCCCGTTTCGACGCGGGCGCGCACCCCGCCAACACCAGTCGTCCGGAGTTCAGCGAGCAGCCTCGGGGCGCCCGGATCGCGGCGCGGCTCGGGCTCGACATGAACCCCCGGTCAGGTCGCCGGCGCCGGGCGATCGAGGTCTATCCGCACCCGGCGACGATCGCCTTCTTCCACCTGGGCCGCACGCTGAAGTACAAGAACAAGTCGGGGCGCGACGTCGATCAGCTCCGCGCCGAGCTGCTCATGCTGCTCGGCCTGCTCGAAGGTCTCGCGAGCGCCGACCCGCCGCTGCAGCTCGACAACAACCCTTCCTGGCTGGCGCTGCGGACCGCCGCCGAGAGCGCGCTGCGCAAGAGTGAGCTGCGCGCGGTCGAGGATCAGGTCGACGCCGTGCTGTGCGCCTACATCGGCCTGTTCGTCACCCGCACACCCGACCGGACCACGACCTACGGCGACTTCGCCACCGGCTACATCGTCACGCCGACGCTGCCCGACGACCTCCGCCCGACACCACGCGGACGAGCCGAGGCGAAGATCCACGACCCCGGGGCCGCAGTCCGGAAGTACGCCGCGATGCAGCCGACGCTGCAAGAAGCTGCCGATCAGTACGTGCAGCTGGTGACCTCGATCCTCGACGAGGCCGGCATCAACTACCTCACCGTGACCTCTCGCGCGAAGTCGGTCGCGTCGTTCGCGGCCAAGGCCGCCCGCACCGTCGACGGACGCCCGGTCTTCACCGACCCGCTCCACGAGATCACCGACCAGATCGGGCTGCGGGTGATCACGTACGTCCACAGCGACGTCCAGGCCGTTGCCGAGCTCTTCGACGACCAGGTCGTGGTCCACGACGACCGCGACATGGGCCAGGAGACCGCGAGCGAAGGACGGTTCGGGTACGCCAGCCGGCACCTGCTGATCAGTCTCGACGCCGCGCGCGAGGGGCAGGCGGCGTACGGGCTGCTGCGGGGCCGCCAGGCGCAGATCCAGATCCGCACCGTGCTCCAGCACGCGTGGGCCGAGTTCGAGCACGACATCCGCTACAAGGGCACCATCCCCAGCGAGCACGTTCCCGACTTCGACCGTCGCTTCACGCTCGCCGCCGGTCTGCTCGAGCTCGCCGACCGCGAGTTCTCGACGATCAGGGATCGGCTCCGGCGAAGCGTGACCCGCGCCAGCTCCGAGGCCGTCGACGACGACCCGCGGATCAGCCCCCGTGAGCTCGCGGCGTTCCTGGCCGGGCAGTACGCCGATGCCGGCTGGTCGCGCACCGACCACTACGCGTGGATCTCGGGCGTCATCCTCGAGCTGGGCATCACGTCGTTGGCAGAGCTCGGCGAGGCGCTGCGCTCGGTCGACGAGGAGACGCTCATGGCGCGGATGGACTACCGCTATCCGCCGGGCGCGGTGCGACGGCTCGATGACGCGCTGCTCTGGGTCTACGGCGAGACCTATGCCGACCTGCGCGCCAATGCGCACCGGGAGGCCGGTCTGCGGGCCAGGCTCGCCAAGATGCGCGACTCCGACTGA
- a CDS encoding molybdopterin-dependent oxidoreductase yields the protein MKRLDRRTFAHATAGVLAGVVGMSLAHFTAALLTPASSPALAVGTAVIDATPTPVKEWAVRELGHADKPILIGSVLLATIAFAAVIGVVARRRLGLGVVLIAVLVLIAGGAVVRQPSFEIGQLVPTAVALLLGIATLVFLTRALRARSVLDHPVSKENVPVGTIPNRTIDDETIPDRPGPDRREDARLSRRGVLVGFGALTLVSAAAAAGGQLIVRSRTALANISLPRVRKPLPALAKGLEETYAGISRFQTRSRDFYRVDTKLAIPIVDQNSWELKIDGDVDRELTFSYDDLRERENVEHDITLTCVSNEVGGKLVGAARWTGVPLKELLDEAGVGSRADQILSTDVEGFTISTPLEAALDGRNAMLALGMNGEVLSRTHGFPARLVVPGLYGYVGATKWVTKLTLTRYDAATAYWTDRDWAIDAPIKLSSRIDTPRPLSTIEPGRTVIGGVAWAQQTGVAKVEVRIDGGRWQPAKLGPDAGIDYWRQWYLPWDAEPGSHQLAVRVTDRDGTAQDTSRATPFPDGSSGIQEVVVTVA from the coding sequence ATGAAGCGACTGGACCGCCGGACCTTTGCCCATGCCACCGCTGGTGTGCTCGCCGGAGTGGTCGGGATGTCTCTGGCGCACTTCACCGCCGCTCTCCTGACCCCCGCGTCTTCTCCTGCGCTCGCGGTCGGCACCGCGGTCATCGACGCGACGCCCACTCCGGTCAAGGAGTGGGCGGTGCGCGAGCTCGGCCACGCTGACAAGCCGATCCTGATCGGCAGCGTGCTGCTGGCGACGATCGCGTTCGCTGCGGTGATCGGCGTCGTGGCCAGAAGGCGGCTGGGGCTGGGCGTCGTGCTCATCGCGGTGCTGGTGCTGATCGCCGGTGGCGCCGTGGTGCGCCAGCCCTCCTTCGAGATCGGACAGCTCGTGCCGACCGCGGTGGCGCTGCTGCTCGGGATCGCGACGCTGGTGTTCCTCACCCGCGCGCTGCGCGCTCGTTCCGTTCTGGACCATCCGGTCTCGAAAGAGAACGTTCCGGTAGGAACGATCCCGAACCGAACGATCGATGACGAAACCATCCCGGACCGCCCCGGGCCCGACAGGAGGGAGGACGCCCGCCTGTCGAGGCGCGGCGTCCTGGTCGGGTTCGGGGCTCTCACCCTGGTCTCCGCCGCGGCAGCGGCCGGCGGACAGCTGATCGTGCGTAGCCGCACCGCGCTCGCCAACATCTCGCTGCCCCGGGTGCGCAAGCCGTTGCCCGCGCTGGCGAAGGGGCTCGAGGAGACGTACGCAGGAATCTCACGGTTCCAGACCCGCAGCCGCGACTTCTACCGGGTCGACACCAAGCTCGCCATCCCGATCGTCGACCAGAACAGCTGGGAGCTGAAGATCGACGGGGACGTCGACCGGGAGCTCACCTTCAGCTACGACGACCTGCGCGAGCGCGAGAACGTCGAGCACGACATCACCCTGACCTGCGTCTCCAACGAGGTCGGCGGCAAGCTCGTCGGCGCTGCTCGCTGGACCGGCGTACCTCTCAAGGAGCTCCTCGACGAGGCCGGCGTCGGCAGCCGGGCGGATCAGATCCTCTCGACCGATGTCGAAGGCTTCACGATCAGCACCCCGCTCGAGGCCGCCCTCGACGGACGCAACGCGATGCTCGCCCTCGGCATGAACGGCGAGGTGCTCTCCCGCACCCACGGATTCCCGGCACGACTGGTGGTGCCCGGGCTCTACGGCTATGTCGGTGCCACCAAGTGGGTCACCAAGCTGACCCTGACCAGGTACGACGCGGCGACCGCCTACTGGACCGACCGCGACTGGGCGATCGACGCCCCGATCAAGCTCTCCAGCCGGATCGACACGCCGCGGCCGTTGAGCACCATCGAGCCCGGCCGCACGGTGATCGGTGGCGTGGCATGGGCCCAGCAGACCGGCGTCGCCAAGGTCGAGGTGCGTATCGACGGCGGTCGCTGGCAGCCCGCGAAGCTCGGTCCGGACGCCGGCATCGACTACTGGCGCCAGTGGTATCTGCCGTGGGACGCCGAGCCCGGCAGCCATCAGCTGGCCGTACGTGTCACCGACCGCGACGGGACCGCCCAGGACACCAGCCGCGCCACCCCGTTCCCCGATGGTTCCAGCGGCATCCAGGAAGTCGTCGTCACCGTCGCCTGA
- a CDS encoding fasciclin domain-containing protein: MKLNKFTRTGSAVASMALLLGVGLAACGSEDTGAGSGSDSGSKTSESTESTGSSSEETTDAGAETFGEGCKLIPADGAGSFNGMSTAPVASAASANPLLKTLVSAVGEAKLVDTLNGADALTVFAPTDDAFKKIPKADLNAVMADKKMLTKVLTHHVVAGQLGPDEIAGEHKTLAGDMIEVKGSDEKFTVGKENAKVLCGNIPTANATVYVVDTVLMP, from the coding sequence ATGAAGCTCAACAAGTTCACCCGCACCGGCAGCGCAGTCGCGTCGATGGCGCTCCTGCTGGGTGTCGGCCTCGCGGCCTGCGGCTCTGAGGACACGGGGGCGGGCTCCGGATCCGACAGCGGCTCCAAGACCTCCGAGTCCACCGAGTCCACCGGGTCCTCTTCCGAGGAGACCACCGACGCCGGCGCAGAGACCTTCGGCGAAGGCTGCAAGCTGATCCCCGCCGACGGCGCCGGTTCGTTCAACGGCATGTCGACCGCACCGGTCGCCTCCGCCGCGAGCGCCAACCCGCTGCTCAAGACGCTGGTCTCGGCGGTCGGTGAGGCCAAGCTCGTCGACACCCTCAACGGTGCGGACGCGCTGACCGTCTTCGCCCCGACCGACGACGCCTTCAAGAAGATCCCGAAGGCCGACCTGAACGCCGTGATGGCCGACAAGAAGATGCTGACCAAGGTGCTCACCCACCACGTGGTCGCCGGCCAGCTCGGACCCGACGAGATCGCCGGTGAGCACAAGACCCTGGCCGGTGACATGATCGAGGTCAAGGGCTCCGACGAGAAGTTCACCGTCGGCAAGGAGAACGCCAAGGTCCTGTGCGGCAACATCCCGACCGCGAACGCCACGGTCTACGTTGTCGACACCGTTCTGATGCCCTGA
- the sigK gene encoding ECF RNA polymerase sigma factor SigK, which yields MRPLSSVPSGDSSPGGTGSPGLPGLLRRIARGDEAAFAELYDATSARVHGLVLRVVRDPAQAEEVTQEAFLQVWRQASRYDEGLGSAISWMLTLAHRRAVDRVRSAESAGRNDTTYHGNTQPTPHDTTSEAAEASMEARRVHAALAALTEVQREALQLAYFGGYTHTEVAAMLELPVGTAKTRIRDGLIRLRDAMGVNQ from the coding sequence ATGAGACCTCTCAGCTCTGTCCCCTCCGGCGACTCGTCGCCGGGGGGGACCGGGTCCCCCGGACTGCCCGGGCTCCTGCGCCGCATCGCCCGAGGTGACGAGGCGGCGTTCGCCGAGCTCTACGACGCCACCTCTGCCCGCGTGCACGGGCTGGTGCTGCGGGTGGTGCGAGACCCGGCCCAGGCCGAGGAGGTCACCCAAGAGGCCTTCCTCCAGGTGTGGCGCCAAGCCAGCCGCTACGACGAGGGCCTGGGCAGCGCGATCTCATGGATGCTGACCCTCGCTCATCGCCGTGCCGTCGACCGGGTCCGGTCGGCGGAGTCCGCCGGCCGCAACGACACGACCTACCACGGCAACACCCAGCCGACACCGCATGACACGACCTCCGAAGCAGCAGAGGCCTCGATGGAGGCCCGCCGGGTCCACGCCGCACTCGCAGCGCTGACCGAGGTGCAGCGCGAAGCGCTGCAGCTGGCCTACTTCGGCGGCTATACACACACCGAGGTCGCTGCCATGCTCGAGCTTCCTGTCGGCACGGCCAAGACCCGAATCCGAGACGGACTGATCCGGTTGCGCGACGCGATGGGAGTGAACCAATGA
- a CDS encoding anti-sigma factor, translating to MTDHDIHALSGAYAVDAVDDVERARFERHLAVCADCRAEVASLRDSASLLGGLTDTAPPVAMRENLLAGIKGIRPLPPETGTAQGATETTEPPETYAATGRRRPRWRLVAAAAAVIALAGTGTVAVVELTRDDSSQTMTTADRILHADDATTVAAELPGGARARLVRSSSEAKAVLITSGMPDAPKGKVYELWLQVDEAMVPAGLMPDRSDQTIVLEGDASAATAAGITVEPDGGSKAPTSAPIALFNFDQSS from the coding sequence ATGACCGATCACGATATTCACGCCCTCTCCGGCGCCTACGCCGTGGACGCCGTCGACGACGTCGAACGCGCCCGCTTCGAGCGGCACCTCGCCGTCTGCGCCGACTGCCGCGCCGAGGTGGCCAGCCTTCGCGACAGCGCCTCCCTCCTCGGCGGGCTGACCGACACCGCTCCCCCGGTCGCGATGCGGGAGAACCTGCTCGCCGGGATCAAAGGGATCCGCCCCCTTCCGCCCGAGACTGGCACTGCGCAGGGCGCGACCGAGACGACCGAGCCCCCTGAGACGTACGCAGCGACCGGCCGCCGCCGACCGAGGTGGCGACTCGTCGCCGCAGCGGCAGCAGTGATCGCCCTCGCCGGGACCGGCACGGTCGCCGTCGTCGAGCTGACCCGGGACGACTCGAGCCAGACGATGACGACAGCAGACCGCATACTGCATGCCGACGACGCGACGACCGTCGCCGCCGAGCTGCCCGGAGGCGCACGTGCTCGGCTGGTGCGCTCCTCGTCGGAGGCCAAGGCGGTGCTGATCACCTCCGGCATGCCGGACGCACCCAAGGGCAAGGTCTACGAGCTCTGGCTCCAGGTCGACGAAGCCATGGTCCCGGCCGGTCTGATGCCGGACCGCAGCGACCAGACGATCGTGCTCGAAGGCGATGCCTCGGCCGCTACCGCAGCCGGCATCACCGTCGAACCCGACGGCGGCTCGAAGGCGCCGACCTCCGCCCCGATCGCACTGTTCAACTTCGACCAGAGCAGCTAG
- a CDS encoding NPP1 family protein — translation MRLGKRLTRGLALAFPLAAIISVVPAAAWADPPGALPASAPEGDRTWQPALDFDTDGCYSTPAIGPDGTLNGGLGMGGDVNGQCRDLSDLQNTNVYSRSKCNSGWCAYLYGYYFEKDQASLGPGSAGHRHDWEHIIVWEQDGHAKFVSVSQHSGYEIKPESELQFDGGTHPKVVYHKDGGSTHCFRFAQGSGGDEPPENHEGTWQVKGLVGWDNYPADIRDTLAGADFGSATFKLTDGRFGDALAGGKPSEVSLDPYA, via the coding sequence ATGAGACTCGGGAAACGCCTTACCCGCGGGCTTGCGCTCGCGTTTCCGCTGGCCGCGATCATCTCGGTCGTTCCGGCCGCCGCTTGGGCTGACCCGCCGGGCGCGTTGCCGGCGTCGGCCCCGGAGGGCGACCGCACCTGGCAGCCTGCGCTCGACTTCGACACCGACGGTTGCTACAGCACTCCGGCCATCGGCCCTGACGGCACGCTCAACGGGGGCCTCGGCATGGGCGGCGACGTGAACGGCCAGTGCCGCGATCTGTCCGACCTGCAGAACACCAACGTCTACTCCCGCTCGAAGTGCAACAGCGGTTGGTGTGCCTACCTCTACGGCTACTACTTCGAGAAGGATCAGGCCTCGCTGGGCCCCGGCTCGGCCGGCCACCGGCACGACTGGGAGCACATCATCGTGTGGGAGCAGGATGGTCACGCCAAGTTCGTCTCGGTCTCCCAGCACAGCGGCTATGAGATCAAGCCCGAGTCGGAGCTGCAGTTCGACGGCGGTACGCACCCGAAGGTGGTCTATCACAAGGATGGTGGCAGCACTCACTGCTTCCGCTTCGCCCAGGGCTCCGGCGGCGACGAGCCGCCGGAGAATCATGAGGGCACCTGGCAGGTCAAGGGCCTGGTCGGTTGGGACAACTATCCGGCCGACATCCGGGACACGCTCGCCGGAGCTGACTTCGGGTCCGCGACCTTCAAGCTCACCGACGGGCGCTTCGGTGACGCGCTGGCCGGCGGGAAGCCGTCCGAGGTCAGCCTCGACCCCTACGCCTGA
- a CDS encoding TY-Chap domain-containing protein — translation MDATQWLERIASELADLGQQEFVIIGEPEPDPPSPTGLLGKLRSKVSKPAAPSRWGQVLCIDEVLYAEFAGTQHIGGIWEAPVEQHEALREAGWLAPDDSDPIAPPPPAPHYWRTVPQPEAELIAGLLVDAFHILGADFETLRLKRDK, via the coding sequence GTGGACGCGACACAGTGGCTGGAACGGATTGCCTCGGAGCTCGCTGACCTCGGGCAGCAGGAGTTCGTGATCATCGGGGAGCCCGAACCCGACCCGCCGTCACCGACAGGCCTCCTGGGCAAGCTCAGGTCGAAGGTGTCCAAGCCGGCGGCTCCGTCGCGGTGGGGCCAGGTGCTCTGCATCGACGAGGTGCTCTACGCCGAGTTCGCCGGCACCCAGCACATCGGGGGCATCTGGGAGGCGCCCGTCGAGCAGCACGAGGCGCTTCGCGAGGCCGGCTGGCTCGCCCCCGACGACTCCGACCCCATCGCACCTCCCCCGCCCGCCCCTCACTACTGGCGCACCGTGCCCCAACCCGAGGCCGAGCTCATCGCCGGCCTCCTCGTCGATGCCTTCCACATCCTCGGCGCCGACTTCGAGACGCTCCGGCTCAAGCGGGACAAGTAG
- a CDS encoding metal-sensitive transcriptional regulator codes for MQLEPDEIKAIIIRLKRANGHLASVIRMLEEGSECEDALTQLAAVNKAVSRGGYALVATGLEKCLADGGRDSVDTKKMEKLFLALA; via the coding sequence ATGCAGCTCGAGCCTGACGAGATCAAGGCCATCATCATCAGACTCAAGCGGGCCAACGGGCACCTCGCTTCGGTGATCCGGATGCTCGAGGAGGGTTCGGAGTGCGAGGACGCCCTCACCCAGCTCGCGGCGGTCAACAAGGCGGTCAGCAGGGGTGGGTACGCCCTGGTCGCCACCGGACTGGAGAAATGCCTTGCCGACGGTGGGCGCGACAGCGTGGACACCAAGAAGATGGAGAAGCTCTTCCTCGCGCTGGCGTGA
- a CDS encoding DUF302 domain-containing protein: MTSFTLSAVVPASYAETLVRVRQLLGDAGFGVLTEIDLAATLHAKLGVDIPQQVILGACMPQLAHRALEADPRIATMLPCNVVVAAEGKGTRVEAFDPNAMISFSTDTVVSEVAADARQRLTGMLEALTGKKDDDAARA, translated from the coding sequence ATGACCAGCTTCACTCTGAGCGCCGTCGTCCCCGCGTCGTACGCGGAGACCTTGGTTCGCGTACGACAACTCCTCGGTGATGCCGGATTCGGTGTCCTCACCGAGATCGACCTGGCGGCCACCCTGCACGCCAAGCTCGGTGTCGACATTCCGCAGCAGGTGATCCTCGGGGCATGTATGCCGCAGCTCGCTCATCGTGCGCTCGAGGCAGATCCGCGGATCGCGACGATGCTGCCGTGCAACGTCGTGGTCGCCGCCGAGGGTAAGGGGACGCGGGTCGAGGCATTCGACCCGAACGCGATGATCTCGTTCAGCACGGACACCGTCGTCTCCGAGGTCGCGGCGGATGCACGGCAGCGTCTCACCGGCATGCTGGAAGCACTCACTGGAAAGAAGGACGACGATGCAGCTCGAGCCTGA